The genomic DNA TAGATTCTAAACCCCTAAGACCTCATTTTAGGTAAATGCTATTTAAGTTCAACTTCGGCTCCTGCTTCTTCGAGTTGTGCTTTAATAGATTCAGCTTCTTCTTTCGAAACACCTTCTTTTACTGGCTTTGGTGCTGCGTCAACGAGTTCCTTTGCTTCCTTCAATCCGAGGTTGGTAATTTCCTTAACCAACTTTACGATTTGAAGTTTTGCTCCACCAGCAGCTTTAAGAACAACATCAAAAGTTGTTTTTTCAGCAACAGCAGCAGCACCTTCGGCAGCTGGACCGGCAACAGCTACAGCAGCTGCAGCGGGCTCAATTCCATACTCGTCCTTCAGAATCTTAGCAAGCTCGTTTACTTCCTTTACAGACAGATTTACCAAGTCTTCTGCAAACTTTTTAAGATCAGCCATTTTTCCTTCGATTTTTAAAAATTAATTCTTACTAGTTTACTCTCTTTCGGATAGGGTTTTAACAACCCCACTTAACTTTTGCCCACCTGATTGTAACGCAGCTATAACATTGCGTGCAGGTGATTGCAACAGCGCAATAACATCGCCAATAACCTCTTCCTTGGACTTAATGTTGACAAGGGCGTCAAGATTTTGAGAACCAACATACACTGATTCTTCAACGTAAGCAGCCTTAAGAACGGGTTTGCTATACTTCTTTGCAAAGTCCTTTATCAACTTGGCAGGTCCATTTCCGGTATTGCTAAGCATAATAGAAGTATGCCCAGACAAAACATCGAAAATTTCGGAATGTTCAAAGTTAATCTTTTCTAGTGCCTTACGCAAGAGGGTGTTCTTTACAACCACCAACTTGATCTCCTTTTCAAAGCACTTTCTCCTGAGTTCCGCTGTAACAGTGGCGTTAAGGTCTCCTATGTCGGCAAGGTAAAAATGAGTGCTTCCCTGAATTTGCTCAGCTAAGCTTTCAATAATCTTGCCTTTATCTTCCTTTCTCATGGTTCAAATCAGCCTTTTTCGTTTAAAACTACTCAGCGATCGACTTGGGGTCAATCTGAATACCAGGACTCATGGTGCTAGAGAGGTATATGCTCTTAACATAAGTACCTTTAGCAGCAGATGGTTTCAATTTGATCACAGAGCTGAGAAATTCATGAGCATTATCGATGATTTTATCAGCAGAGAAGGATACTTTTCCAACGCCAGAGTGCACAATACCAAACTTGTCAACTTTGAAGTCGATTTTACCCTTTTTTACATCAGTAACAGCCTTACCAATTTCCATGGTTACTGTCCCGGTTTTGGGGTTAGGCATTAAGCCGCGAGGTCCAAGAATTCTTCCAAGCGCCCCAACCTTACCCATTACATTTGGCGAGGTTATAACCACGTCAACGTCTGTCCAACCACCTTTAATCTTTTCGATATACTCATCAAGACCAACAAAGTCAGCACCAGCGTCCTTTGCTTCTTGCTCCTTTTCGGGGGTGCAAAGAACCAATACGCGAACATCCTTACCGGTTCCGTGAGGTAGTGTAACCACTCCACGAACCATTTGATTTGCCTTTCGAGGGTCAACACCGAGCCGTATATCAATATCCACTGATGCATCAAATTTGGTATAGGTAAGTTCCTTAACCAATTCAGCTGCTTCAGAGAGCTTGTATACTTTACCAGCTTCAACCTTGGAAAGTGCAATCTTCTTATTCTTGGAAACTTTCGTCATTTTCAAAGAATTTTTTTCGTTACTAACCAGGGAATTCGCCGCTAACGGTGATACCCATACTTCTGGCAGTTCCAGCAACCATTCGCATAGCAGATTCGATGGTAAAGCAGTTTAAATCGGGCATTTTATCTTGTGCAATTTGGCGAACCTGCTCCCACGTAACGGAGGCAACCTTATTTCGGTTTGGTTCGGCCGAGCCTGATTTTAACTTAGCAATTTCCAACAGCTGCACGGCAACGGGAGGGGTCTTTACAACAAAGTCAAAAGACTTGTCAGAGTATACAGTAATGATAACCGGTAACACTTTGCCGGCGCGATCCTGAGTTCTGGCGTTAAACTGCTTGCAGAACTCCATAATGTTCACCCCTTTAGAGCCCAGTGCGGGTCCTACGGGTGGTGATGGGTTGGCTGCTCCACCTTTGATTTGCAGCTTAATCAATCCAGCAACTTCCTTAGCCATAGTTGATTGCCTCTTATTAAATTATTACTCTTTTTCTACTTGCATAAAGCCTAACTCTAGCGGGGTCTTTCTTCCAAAGATTTTAACCATTACGGTTAACTTCTTCTTCTCCTCATTCACCTCCTCAATGGATCCGGTGAAGCTGTTGAATGGACCATCGATTACTCGAACGGTTTCACCAACAAAGTAAGGAGTTGTCAACTCTTCTTCCCCCCCAGTAAGCTCATCTACTCTACCGAGTATTCTATTCACCTCATTTTGCCGAAGTGGAGTAGGGTCACCAGTTCCTTTGGCATCACCCAAAAAACCAATGACGTTAGGGACGTTTCGCAACATGTGCGGAATCTCTCCCACTAGCGCAGCCTCGATTAAAATATATCCAGGGTAAAAAATTCTCTCCTTACTGATCTTTTTACCGTTACGAATCTGGTAAATCTTCTCAGTAGGGATAAGAACTTGGGTCACAAAATTCTGGAGGTTAAGTCTATTAACCTCACTTTCGATATATTCCTTTACCTTCTTTTCCTTCCCCCCAATCGCTCTCAGAACATACCATTTCTTATCACCCTCGCTCATGATAACCCCCATTGTTTAGTAAAGCAGGCTATAAATCGCATGCATCAGGTTCTTAAAAGTCAAGTCCATGGCGAGTATAACAATTGCAATAAGAAGGGAAGCAATCATGACAACTATTGCACTGTTTTGTAACTCTTTCCAGGTTGGCCAGGTCACCTTGTGAACAAGCTCGTTATAGGCCTCTTTCAAATATAAATTAATCTTCATAGCAAGTATTTCATCGTTGCACGGGAGGAGCGACTCGAACGCCCGACACTCGGTTTTGGAGACCGATGCTCTACCAACTGAGCTACACCCGTAAGGTTAGGGTAGAAGAATCTCTCCTACCCCATTGTATTGCCTTTAATTATTGAAGAACTTCGGTAATCTGACCAGCACCAACTGTTCTACCACCCTCGCGGATAGCGAAGCGTAGACCTGCAGCCATAGCAACAGGAGTGATGAGTTCAACAGTAACTGAAATGTTATCACCTGGCATTACCATTTCAACTCCTTCAGGAAGTTGAACCTCACCAGTTACGTCAAGAGTTCTAATGTAGAACTGAGGACGGTAATTATTGTGGAATGGAGTGTGACGTCCACCTTCTTCTTTCTTAAGAACGTAAACCTCTGCCTTAAATTTGGTGTGAGGGGTAATTGATCCTGGCTTGGCAATAACCATACCACGACGAATTTCCTTCTTGTCAATACCGCGCAGGAGAAGACCTACGTTGTCACCAGCTTCACCAGTATCGAGCAGCTTACGGAACATTTCAACTCCGGTAACTACTGATTTTTTAGGTGCATCACCAAGACCAATGATGGAAACTTCCTCCCCAACCTTAACAACGCCGGTTTCGATTCTACCAGTAGCAACGGTACCACGACCGGTGATGGAGAATACGTCCTCAACAGGCATCAAGAAAGGTTTCTCGTTTTCACGTGGAGGAATAGGAATATATGTATCAACTGCATCCATCAACTCCATAACCTTTTCTTCCCACTTTGCTTCACCGTTAAGTGCGCCAAGGGCAGAGCCACTAATTACAGGAGCGTTATCACCGTCGAATTTATAGAATGTAAGCAGTTCTCTAACTTCCATTTCAACAAGTTCGAGCATTTCAGGATCGTCAACCATGTCTACCTTATTCAGGAATACCACGATACGAGGAACGTTTACCTGACGGGCG from Williamwhitmania sp. includes the following:
- the rplJ gene encoding 50S ribosomal protein L10 is translated as MRKEDKGKIIESLAEQIQGSTHFYLADIGDLNATVTAELRRKCFEKEIKLVVVKNTLLRKALEKINFEHSEIFDVLSGHTSIMLSNTGNGPAKLIKDFAKKYSKPVLKAAYVEESVYVGSQNLDALVNIKSKEEVIGDVIALLQSPARNVIAALQSGGQKLSGVVKTLSERE
- the rplA gene encoding 50S ribosomal protein L1 — its product is MTKVSKNKKIALSKVEAGKVYKLSEAAELVKELTYTKFDASVDIDIRLGVDPRKANQMVRGVVTLPHGTGKDVRVLVLCTPEKEQEAKDAGADFVGLDEYIEKIKGGWTDVDVVITSPNVMGKVGALGRILGPRGLMPNPKTGTVTMEIGKAVTDVKKGKIDFKVDKFGIVHSGVGKVSFSADKIIDNAHEFLSSVIKLKPSAAKGTYVKSIYLSSTMSPGIQIDPKSIAE
- the secE gene encoding preprotein translocase subunit SecE gives rise to the protein MKINLYLKEAYNELVHKVTWPTWKELQNSAIVVMIASLLIAIVILAMDLTFKNLMHAIYSLLY
- the rplK gene encoding 50S ribosomal protein L11 codes for the protein MAKEVAGLIKLQIKGGAANPSPPVGPALGSKGVNIMEFCKQFNARTQDRAGKVLPVIITVYSDKSFDFVVKTPPVAVQLLEIAKLKSGSAEPNRNKVASVTWEQVRQIAQDKMPDLNCFTIESAMRMVAGTARSMGITVSGEFPG
- the nusG gene encoding transcription termination/antitermination protein NusG, which translates into the protein MSEGDKKWYVLRAIGGKEKKVKEYIESEVNRLNLQNFVTQVLIPTEKIYQIRNGKKISKERIFYPGYILIEAALVGEIPHMLRNVPNVIGFLGDAKGTGDPTPLRQNEVNRILGRVDELTGGEEELTTPYFVGETVRVIDGPFNSFTGSIEEVNEEKKKLTVMVKIFGRKTPLELGFMQVEKE
- the tuf gene encoding elongation factor Tu, with amino-acid sequence MAKEKFDRSKPHVNIGTIGHVDHGKTTLTAAITTVLAKKGLSEVRSFDSIDNAPEEKERGITINTAHVEYQTANRHYAHVDCPGHADYVKNMVTGAAQMDGAILVVAATDGPMPQTREHILLARQVNVPRIVVFLNKVDMVDDPEMLELVEMEVRELLTFYKFDGDNAPVISGSALGALNGEAKWEEKVMELMDAVDTYIPIPPRENEKPFLMPVEDVFSITGRGTVATGRIETGVVKVGEEVSIIGLGDAPKKSVVTGVEMFRKLLDTGEAGDNVGLLLRGIDKKEIRRGMVIAKPGSITPHTKFKAEVYVLKKEEGGRHTPFHNNYRPQFYIRTLDVTGEVQLPEGVEMVMPGDNISVTVELITPVAMAAGLRFAIREGGRTVGAGQITEVLQ
- the rplL gene encoding 50S ribosomal protein L7/L12, coding for MADLKKFAEDLVNLSVKEVNELAKILKDEYGIEPAAAAVAVAGPAAEGAAAVAEKTTFDVVLKAAGGAKLQIVKLVKEITNLGLKEAKELVDAAPKPVKEGVSKEEAESIKAQLEEAGAEVELK